In Candidatus Roseilinea sp., one DNA window encodes the following:
- a CDS encoding glucose-1-phosphate cytidylyltransferase, with protein sequence MKVVILAGGFGTRISEESAVRPKPMVEIGNKPILWHIMKIYSAYGLNDFVICCGYKGHMIKEYFASYVMRHSDVTFDFRNGHTHIHRNGVEPWCVTLVDTGENTMTGGRIKRIRDYVGDETFCCTYGDGVSDVDIGKLIAFHRAQKTLATLTAVQPPGRFGVIQLSAAQTKVDLFHEKPKGDGAWVNSGFFVLEPGIFDYIEGDATVWEQEPLRRLAEDGELSAYKHEGFWHPMDTLRDKVTLEELWQKGAPWKVW encoded by the coding sequence GTGAAAGTCGTTATCCTCGCCGGTGGATTCGGCACGCGCATCAGCGAAGAGAGTGCGGTGCGGCCCAAACCGATGGTCGAGATCGGCAACAAGCCGATCCTCTGGCACATCATGAAGATCTACTCCGCCTATGGCCTGAACGACTTCGTGATCTGCTGCGGCTACAAAGGCCATATGATCAAAGAGTACTTCGCCAGCTACGTGATGCGCCACTCCGACGTCACGTTCGACTTTCGCAACGGGCATACGCACATTCATCGTAACGGCGTCGAGCCGTGGTGCGTCACGCTCGTGGATACAGGCGAGAACACGATGACCGGCGGGCGCATCAAGCGTATTCGGGATTACGTGGGCGACGAGACGTTTTGCTGCACCTATGGCGACGGCGTCAGCGATGTGGACATCGGCAAGCTGATCGCCTTCCATCGTGCGCAGAAGACGCTGGCGACGCTCACCGCGGTTCAGCCTCCCGGGCGTTTCGGCGTGATTCAACTCTCGGCAGCGCAGACGAAGGTGGACCTCTTCCATGAAAAGCCCAAAGGCGATGGCGCGTGGGTCAACAGTGGCTTCTTCGTCCTTGAGCCGGGCATCTTCGATTACATCGAAGGCGATGCGACGGTGTGGGAACAAGAGCCGCTGCGTCGCTTGGCCGAAGATGGTGAGCTATCGGCTTATAAACACGAAGGCTTTTGGCATCCGATGGACACGTTGCGCGACAAGGTGACGCTGGAGGAACTATGGCAGAAGGGCGCGCCGTGGAAGGTTTGGTAA
- a CDS encoding NAD-dependent dehydratase has protein sequence MAEGRAVEGLVSDVSMRNPILLEDLDYIHDKLSPEEKGRLVGATILITGCAGFLGYSLLHFFVRFSERLGVRRVIGLDNFMLGQPSWVARLCAEHAGFLDVSNFDIITGDVANVLGAPEADYVIHMASIASPTFYRQFPIETLDANVWGLRRLLDFYVDKPIKGFLFFSSSEIYGDPAPEHIPTDEEYRGNVSCIGPRACYDEAKRFGETMCYLFAQRYNMPITIARPFNNFGPGMSPQDRRVPADFAHAVIEGRDIEIFSDGAPTRTFCYVADAIVGYLKVLLHGRFDYFNIGMDRPEVSIRELANIYVEAAQKVFGYRGALRLAPPPDAEYLTHNPNRRCPNIQKAHRILGFDPEITVHSGVERFLRFLHYEARS, from the coding sequence ATGGCAGAAGGGCGCGCCGTGGAAGGTTTGGTAAGCGACGTGAGCATGCGCAATCCCATCTTGTTGGAGGATCTTGATTACATCCACGACAAGCTCTCGCCGGAAGAAAAGGGACGATTGGTAGGCGCAACCATCCTCATCACTGGCTGTGCAGGATTCCTAGGATATTCTCTGCTTCACTTCTTCGTCCGCTTCAGCGAGCGATTGGGTGTCCGGCGCGTGATCGGGCTGGATAACTTCATGCTCGGTCAACCGAGCTGGGTTGCTCGGCTCTGCGCCGAACACGCCGGCTTTCTCGATGTGTCGAACTTCGACATCATCACCGGCGACGTCGCGAATGTTCTAGGCGCGCCAGAGGCAGATTACGTCATTCACATGGCCTCCATCGCCTCGCCCACCTTCTATCGCCAGTTCCCGATCGAAACGCTGGATGCCAACGTGTGGGGCTTGCGGAGGCTGCTCGACTTCTACGTTGACAAACCGATCAAGGGCTTTCTGTTCTTTTCGAGCAGTGAGATCTACGGCGATCCTGCGCCCGAGCACATTCCGACTGACGAAGAATATCGCGGAAACGTATCGTGCATTGGCCCACGGGCGTGTTACGACGAGGCGAAACGTTTCGGTGAGACGATGTGCTATCTCTTCGCGCAGAGGTATAACATGCCGATCACGATCGCGAGACCGTTCAACAACTTCGGTCCTGGCATGAGCCCGCAAGATCGGCGCGTTCCGGCAGATTTCGCGCACGCGGTCATCGAAGGGCGCGACATCGAAATCTTCTCCGACGGCGCGCCGACGCGGACTTTCTGCTACGTGGCCGACGCCATCGTCGGCTACCTCAAGGTGCTGCTGCACGGCAGATTCGACTATTTCAACATTGGCATGGATCGCCCGGAGGTATCCATCCGTGAGTTAGCGAACATCTACGTTGAGGCAGCGCAGAAGGTATTCGGTTATCGTGGCGCGTTGCGTCTGGCACCGCCTCCCGACGCGGAATACCTCACGCACAACCCAAACCGCAGATGCCCAAACATCCAAAAGGCGCATCGCATCCTCGGTTTCGATCCCGAAATCACCGTACACAGCGGCGTAGAGCGATTCTTGCGGTTTCTACACTACGAGGCGCGATCATGA
- a CDS encoding methyltransferase, with translation MAKVGLSNYGDDWAPIYDELFQNRDDLSVVGETLVSLAKDGPVLEFGIGTGRLALPLAERGLKVYGIDNSEEMLRRMWAKPGADKITAIVGDCTKDSVGEAGAFSLVFIAFTTLFLLGPQDVQVECFKNAARHLRKGGVFVVEAFVHDRTRFHQFQEVVTTKVGENVVGFRVGMLDPVNQVLRTQHIELTPDGIRFRPNWLRYVYPSEMDLMARLAGMRLRERWSSWNRAPFTAESSTQIGVYEKVTD, from the coding sequence ATGGCTAAAGTCGGTTTGAGCAACTATGGGGACGATTGGGCCCCCATCTATGATGAACTCTTCCAGAATCGGGACGATCTCAGCGTTGTCGGCGAGACGCTGGTTTCCTTGGCCAAGGATGGTCCAGTCCTGGAATTCGGGATCGGTACCGGGCGCCTCGCGCTGCCGCTCGCCGAGCGTGGTCTGAAGGTGTACGGCATAGACAACTCCGAAGAGATGCTGAGGAGGATGTGGGCCAAGCCCGGTGCAGATAAGATCACCGCAATCGTCGGCGATTGCACGAAGGATTCGGTCGGAGAGGCAGGCGCTTTTTCATTGGTTTTCATAGCGTTCACTACACTCTTCTTGCTTGGCCCGCAGGATGTGCAGGTCGAATGCTTCAAGAATGCAGCGCGCCACCTGCGCAAGGGAGGGGTCTTCGTCGTCGAGGCCTTCGTACACGATCGGACACGCTTTCACCAATTTCAAGAAGTCGTGACCACTAAAGTGGGCGAGAACGTCGTGGGGTTTCGCGTCGGTATGCTCGATCCCGTCAATCAGGTATTGCGCACCCAGCACATCGAGTTGACACCGGACGGTATCAGGTTCAGGCCCAATTGGCTGCGCTATGTGTATCCGTCGGAGATGGACTTGATGGCGCGCTTGGCTGGGATGAGGCTTCGCGAGCGGTGGAGCAGTTGGAACCGCGCGCCGTTCACTGCAGAGAGCAGCACGCAAATCGGTGTATACGAGAAGGTCACAGACTGA
- a CDS encoding NAD(P)-dependent oxidoreductase has product MIIVDKALQARADANNPIRVGLVGAGFMGRQITRQITKAVPGMRVVAISNRTLDHARDAYIQAGVEAGHIRQVETESQLEKTIAEEKYAVTSDPTLLCKAGNIEAIVEATGQVEFGACVVLEAIRNGKHVILSNAELDGTLGPILKVYADRAGVVFTDIDGDQPAAELNLYRFVKALGMKPLLCGNIKGMMDHYRTPTTQEGFAKKWGQQAYMVTSFADGTKIAYEQAVVANATGMRVLQRGMRGFPYTGYVDEPEHLKMYDIDELRACGGAVDYALGAKPGAGIYVLAEHEDPAQHRYLDLYKMGEGPLYCFTTPFHLCYMEVPLSIARAVLFEDAAATPLGGPVVEVVATAKRDLKAGEVLDGIGYYMTYGQCENADVVRTENLLPMGVAVGCRLKRDIAKDHVLTYDDVELPPGRLCDRLREEQNVCFPC; this is encoded by the coding sequence ATGATCATCGTTGACAAAGCGTTACAAGCGCGCGCCGACGCCAACAATCCTATCCGCGTTGGCCTTGTTGGCGCAGGTTTTATGGGACGTCAAATCACGCGGCAAATCACAAAAGCAGTGCCCGGTATGCGGGTCGTGGCGATTTCAAATCGCACGCTCGATCATGCGAGGGATGCGTATATCCAAGCCGGCGTCGAAGCTGGACACATACGCCAGGTCGAGACGGAAAGCCAGCTAGAGAAGACAATTGCAGAGGAGAAGTATGCCGTCACATCCGATCCAACGCTATTGTGCAAAGCCGGCAACATCGAGGCAATCGTCGAGGCAACTGGGCAGGTGGAGTTCGGCGCATGCGTCGTTCTAGAGGCGATCCGCAATGGCAAACACGTGATCCTTTCCAATGCAGAGCTGGACGGCACACTGGGACCAATCCTCAAAGTCTACGCTGATAGGGCTGGTGTTGTGTTCACCGATATAGATGGCGATCAGCCGGCTGCCGAGTTGAACCTATATCGCTTCGTGAAAGCGCTGGGTATGAAACCGCTGCTATGTGGCAACATCAAAGGGATGATGGATCACTATCGCACACCGACGACCCAGGAGGGTTTTGCTAAAAAGTGGGGGCAGCAAGCTTACATGGTGACGAGCTTCGCCGATGGGACCAAGATCGCTTACGAGCAGGCCGTCGTCGCCAATGCTACCGGCATGCGCGTGTTGCAGCGAGGCATGCGCGGGTTCCCCTATACCGGATATGTTGATGAGCCCGAGCACCTCAAGATGTACGATATTGACGAACTGCGGGCGTGCGGTGGTGCGGTAGATTACGCCCTGGGAGCGAAGCCTGGTGCAGGGATCTACGTCCTAGCCGAGCATGAAGACCCGGCACAGCATCGCTATCTTGACTTGTATAAGATGGGTGAAGGCCCGCTGTACTGTTTCACCACACCGTTCCACCTGTGTTACATGGAGGTGCCGCTTTCGATTGCGCGTGCTGTGCTTTTCGAAGACGCCGCGGCGACACCGCTCGGGGGACCGGTGGTCGAGGTCGTGGCGACGGCCAAACGGGATCTCAAGGCAGGCGAGGTGCTCGACGGCATCGGCTACTACATGACCTACGGCCAGTGCGAAAACGCAGATGTCGTCCGGACTGAGAACTTGTTGCCGATGGGCGTTGCTGTAGGATGCCGATTGAAGCGCGACATCGCCAAAGATCACGTGCTCACCTATGATGACGTCGAACTGCCTCCAGGTCGCCTGTGTGATCGATTGCGTGAGGAGCAGAACGTTTGCTTCCCATGCTAA
- a CDS encoding UDP-glucose 6-dehydrogenase: MTNIAVIGLGFVGLTTALGLSEKGYRVYGYDADPEKMSSYRNGIVPFHEPGLKSALDRHINQAFILAERLEDAVQPAQIIFYCVGTPRSADGSVDLTYILEATRQTLQAIDTTTFRVLTYKSTIPPGTVRDAIAPFIEGLGFRIGHDIGVASNPEFLAEGRAWDDFINPDRIVIGTNDERSAHLLQELYARFDAPVHTVSPTTAEFIKYLSNTLLATLISFANEMAMLADQLGDIEIARAFKILHQDKRWSGAPAGMTSYVYPGCGFGGYCLPKDTEAMYMQGRTRGFDAQGLRHVLQVNEHVKDFVVEKVIAETPASHTIGVLGLAFKPNSDDIRDTPTRAIIQRLLDRGYGKIIAYDPLANGVFDHAYRLPITYAGSLHEIAQAADVFVLLTAWDEFRRNRDLFAGKKVFDFRYCLS; encoded by the coding sequence ATGACAAACATTGCAGTCATTGGACTTGGCTTCGTCGGCCTGACGACGGCGCTTGGATTGAGCGAGAAGGGCTATCGGGTATATGGCTACGATGCCGACCCCGAAAAGATGTCTTCCTACCGCAATGGGATCGTGCCGTTTCATGAGCCTGGATTGAAGTCGGCGCTCGACCGACACATCAACCAGGCATTCATCCTCGCCGAACGTCTCGAAGATGCGGTGCAGCCGGCACAGATCATCTTCTATTGCGTCGGCACGCCGCGCAGCGCAGATGGCAGCGTGGATCTCACGTATATCCTAGAAGCGACGCGACAGACGTTGCAAGCGATTGACACAACCACTTTCAGGGTCTTGACTTACAAATCAACGATCCCGCCGGGCACGGTTCGCGACGCCATCGCGCCCTTCATCGAAGGGCTGGGGTTCCGCATAGGGCACGACATCGGCGTCGCCAGCAATCCCGAGTTCTTGGCCGAAGGCCGTGCTTGGGATGACTTCATCAACCCTGACCGGATTGTGATCGGAACAAACGATGAGCGAAGCGCACACCTGCTCCAGGAGCTATACGCTCGCTTCGATGCGCCGGTGCACACGGTATCCCCCACAACTGCTGAGTTCATCAAGTATCTTTCGAATACGCTGCTTGCCACGCTCATCAGTTTCGCCAACGAGATGGCCATGCTGGCAGATCAATTAGGGGATATCGAGATCGCGCGTGCATTCAAGATCCTCCACCAGGACAAACGATGGTCTGGCGCGCCGGCAGGTATGACGAGCTACGTATACCCGGGTTGTGGCTTCGGCGGCTACTGTCTGCCCAAAGACACCGAGGCCATGTACATGCAGGGAAGGACGCGGGGCTTCGATGCGCAGGGACTGCGCCACGTGTTGCAGGTGAACGAACACGTCAAGGATTTCGTGGTTGAAAAGGTGATAGCGGAGACGCCGGCGTCTCACACCATCGGCGTCCTCGGCCTGGCGTTCAAACCCAATTCCGACGACATCCGGGATACGCCCACACGAGCGATCATCCAGCGCCTGCTCGACCGAGGTTACGGCAAGATCATCGCATACGATCCGCTGGCGAACGGCGTGTTTGACCACGCCTATCGCTTGCCGATTACCTATGCTGGCAGCCTGCACGAGATCGCACAAGCGGCTGATGTCTTCGTCCTCTTGACGGCCTGGGATGAATTCAGACGCAATCGAGATTTGTTTGCCGGCAAAAAGGTTTTCGACTTTCGCTATTGCCTATCATGA
- a CDS encoding nucleotidyltransferase produces MPQREVIGLVPMAGRATRLSPLPCSKELFPITMPASDGSARPRVVSHFLLERMRLAGVRKAFLVIREGKWDIPAYYRDGSEMLDLSLAYLVARLPYGPPFSLDTAYPFVQDATVVIGFPDILFQPDDAFSHLIARQEATQADLVLGLFPLPEHLVDDMTELDESGRVRRYYIKQRVPHLSHSWMIATWAPSFTQFMHEYLREYLRANGAPSQEFGMAHVMHAAVEAGLLVQTVTFHDGRFLDIGTPQGLMQLPAFLATGNSQLRPT; encoded by the coding sequence ATGCCTCAGCGTGAAGTGATCGGCCTGGTGCCGATGGCCGGCCGGGCGACGCGCCTCTCGCCGCTGCCGTGCAGCAAAGAACTCTTCCCCATCACGATGCCGGCCTCGGATGGAAGCGCGCGTCCCCGGGTTGTCTCTCATTTCTTGTTGGAGCGGATGCGGTTGGCCGGAGTTCGCAAAGCCTTTCTCGTGATCCGCGAGGGCAAATGGGACATCCCCGCCTACTATAGAGATGGGAGCGAGATGCTTGATCTGAGTTTGGCCTACCTGGTCGCGCGCCTGCCTTACGGTCCGCCTTTCTCGCTCGACACGGCCTATCCCTTCGTGCAGGATGCGACCGTGGTCATAGGGTTTCCGGATATCCTGTTCCAGCCCGATGACGCGTTCAGCCATCTAATCGCTCGACAGGAGGCAACGCAAGCCGATCTCGTCCTGGGCTTGTTTCCACTTCCTGAGCATCTCGTGGATGACATGACGGAGCTGGACGAGTCGGGGCGCGTGCGCAGATACTACATCAAACAGCGCGTGCCGCATTTATCGCACTCCTGGATGATTGCGACCTGGGCGCCGAGCTTCACCCAGTTCATGCACGAGTACCTACGCGAATATCTGCGAGCGAACGGCGCGCCCTCACAGGAATTCGGCATGGCGCACGTGATGCACGCTGCTGTAGAAGCAGGGCTGCTGGTACAAACCGTCACCTTCCACGATGGCCGCTTCCTCGACATCGGCACACCTCAGGGGTTGATGCAGCTTCCAGCATTCCTTGCCACCGGTAACTCCCAGTTGCGCCCCACCTAG
- the rfbC gene encoding dTDP-4-dehydrorhamnose 3,5-epimerase produces the protein MIFTATKIPGVYIVDLERREDHRGFFARGFCAREFQSHGLTPAIAQINITFNHVKGTVRGLHLQVAPAEEAKFLRCVQGAVFDVTVDLRPDSPTYLQWFGVELTAESGRALYAPPMCAHGYQTLTDGAMVMYSASAFHMPECERGFRPDDPAFGIEWPLAISAISDKDKSWPLFGI, from the coding sequence ATGATTTTCACTGCGACGAAGATTCCCGGCGTGTATATCGTTGACCTCGAGCGACGCGAGGATCATCGCGGCTTCTTCGCGCGTGGGTTTTGCGCGCGCGAGTTCCAGTCACACGGCTTGACGCCGGCCATCGCTCAGATCAACATCACCTTCAACCACGTCAAAGGCACCGTGCGGGGGCTGCACCTTCAAGTCGCGCCGGCGGAGGAGGCTAAGTTCCTCCGCTGCGTTCAAGGCGCAGTTTTCGACGTGACCGTTGATCTGCGCCCGGATTCGCCTACCTATCTCCAGTGGTTTGGCGTCGAACTGACAGCGGAGAGCGGGCGAGCACTTTACGCTCCGCCGATGTGTGCACACGGTTATCAAACACTGACCGACGGCGCGATGGTAATGTACTCAGCGAGCGCGTTCCACATGCCCGAGTGCGAACGTGGCTTTCGCCCCGATGACCCCGCGTTCGGTATCGAATGGCCGCTTGCAATCAGCGCGATCTCGGACAAGGATAAATCTTGGCCGCTCTTTGGTATCTGA
- a CDS encoding glycosyl transferase family 1, with amino-acid sequence MKVLLLTQVLPYPPDSGPKVKTYNVLKYLAEHHEVTLASFVRGDQSRDVEHLRRFCAGGVHVVTMERGAFKDAVAMARSLATGQPWMMVRDDRAAMRNLVDRLTESTRFDVAHADQLNMAQYAARVAGARKVLDAHNALWLLYKRLAETMGTGPRRALLDRDWKLLKHYEGQICREFDGVLAVSREDKAALLEAVAEANGQAKEYADKIVIIPIAVDADEVQPVQRHPDADHILHIGTMYWPPNIDGVKWFIAEVLPHIREQHPQVVFDVVGARPPQELLEMSKSDPRINVTGYVDDPQPYLQSAGVMVVPLRAGGGMRVKILNAMAQALPIVTTTLGCEGIAVEHGKHVLIADSPLEFAQAVLRVLADRACADALGCNGRALVESTYDYHAACRPLELLYR; translated from the coding sequence GTGAAAGTCCTCCTCCTCACACAGGTTTTGCCCTACCCGCCGGACAGCGGGCCGAAGGTCAAGACCTACAACGTGTTGAAGTATCTGGCGGAGCACCACGAGGTGACGCTCGCTTCGTTCGTGCGCGGGGACCAGAGCCGAGACGTCGAACATCTGCGCCGGTTCTGCGCCGGCGGCGTGCACGTCGTGACCATGGAGCGCGGCGCTTTCAAAGATGCCGTTGCCATGGCGCGCAGTCTGGCGACCGGCCAGCCCTGGATGATGGTGCGCGACGATCGCGCTGCGATGCGCAACCTCGTGGATCGCCTCACCGAAAGTACGCGCTTCGACGTGGCGCATGCCGATCAGCTCAACATGGCGCAGTATGCAGCGCGCGTGGCCGGGGCACGCAAGGTGCTCGACGCGCACAATGCGCTCTGGCTGCTCTACAAGCGCTTGGCCGAGACGATGGGCACCGGCCCGCGCCGAGCCTTGCTCGATCGCGACTGGAAGCTGCTCAAGCACTATGAGGGACAAATATGCCGGGAATTCGACGGCGTGTTGGCTGTAAGCCGCGAAGATAAAGCCGCGTTGCTCGAAGCGGTGGCCGAAGCGAATGGCCAAGCGAAAGAATATGCTGACAAGATTGTCATCATTCCGATCGCCGTGGACGCTGACGAAGTGCAGCCGGTGCAGCGCCATCCGGATGCCGATCACATCTTGCACATCGGCACGATGTATTGGCCACCCAACATTGACGGTGTGAAGTGGTTCATCGCCGAGGTGCTGCCACACATTCGCGAGCAACATCCACAGGTCGTCTTCGACGTGGTCGGCGCGCGGCCGCCACAAGAACTGCTGGAGATGAGCAAGTCCGATCCGCGCATCAACGTCACCGGCTATGTGGACGATCCGCAGCCTTATCTGCAATCGGCAGGCGTCATGGTTGTGCCGTTGCGCGCCGGGGGCGGGATGCGTGTGAAGATCCTCAACGCCATGGCCCAGGCGTTGCCCATCGTTACGACGACCCTAGGCTGCGAAGGGATCGCGGTCGAGCATGGCAAGCACGTGCTGATCGCCGACTCGCCACTTGAGTTCGCCCAGGCGGTGCTGCGCGTCCTCGCAGACCGCGCCTGCGCCGATGCCCTGGGGTGCAACGGGCGTGCGCTGGTCGAGTCCACTTACGACTATCACGCCGCTTGCCGGCCGCTAGAGCTGCTCTATCGCTGA
- a CDS encoding glycosyl transferase family 1, producing MNLLFVIPYVPTLIRVRPYNLVRFLARHGHRLTLATLWETNEERRALAELESLGIEIVAAPLTRNRKLLNLATALPSTQPLQANFCWQPALATKLEVLILVRDFDAIHVEHLRGSRYALQLKRKTQDARRRTPIVWDSVDSITHLFEQAARRSQSLKGKLMTAFELPRTRRHEGWLAAQFDHVLVTSPTDRAALEAISPRHAPITVLPNGVDLHYFAPCEGATRESDALVFSGKMSYHANITAALHLVNDIMPRVWAQKPQVRLWIVGKDPPDEVCALEARHPEQVKVTGAVPDMRAYLQCAAVAVVPVVYGAGIQNKVLEAMACATPVVTSAQTVTSLQPGYESAALVAGDAEAFAHHVLRLLDDPSLRAQLGAAGRRYVEMHHDWNVIVDRLAKIYEEAMH from the coding sequence ATGAATCTCCTCTTCGTCATCCCCTATGTTCCGACGCTCATTCGCGTGCGACCGTATAACCTGGTGCGCTTTCTCGCCCGGCACGGTCATCGCCTGACGCTCGCGACGCTGTGGGAGACCAACGAAGAACGCCGTGCGCTGGCCGAGCTTGAGTCACTCGGCATTGAGATCGTCGCTGCGCCGCTCACCCGCAACCGTAAGCTACTCAATCTCGCTACGGCCCTGCCTTCCACGCAACCGCTGCAGGCCAACTTCTGCTGGCAGCCCGCACTCGCGACCAAACTCGAGGTGCTGATCTTGGTACGAGATTTCGACGCGATCCACGTCGAGCATCTGCGCGGTTCGCGCTACGCACTGCAGCTCAAACGCAAGACGCAGGACGCACGACGCAGGACGCCCATCGTCTGGGACAGCGTAGACAGCATTACCCACCTGTTCGAGCAAGCGGCGCGGCGCAGCCAGAGCCTGAAGGGAAAGCTGATGACTGCGTTCGAGTTGCCGCGCACGCGCCGGCACGAAGGTTGGCTCGCTGCGCAGTTCGATCATGTGCTGGTCACTTCGCCAACCGATCGCGCTGCGCTCGAGGCGATCTCGCCACGCCATGCGCCGATCACCGTGCTACCCAATGGCGTGGATTTGCACTATTTCGCGCCATGCGAAGGCGCGACACGCGAATCTGATGCGCTGGTGTTCTCCGGCAAGATGAGCTACCACGCGAATATCACCGCGGCGCTGCATCTGGTGAACGACATCATGCCGCGTGTGTGGGCGCAGAAGCCGCAGGTCCGGCTGTGGATCGTCGGCAAAGATCCACCCGATGAAGTGTGTGCGCTGGAAGCGCGTCATCCGGAGCAAGTGAAAGTAACCGGCGCCGTCCCCGACATGCGCGCCTATCTGCAGTGCGCTGCGGTCGCCGTCGTGCCGGTCGTGTACGGCGCCGGCATCCAGAACAAGGTGCTCGAAGCGATGGCCTGCGCGACGCCTGTTGTCACCAGCGCACAGACGGTGACTTCGCTCCAACCAGGATATGAAAGCGCGGCGCTCGTAGCCGGGGACGCAGAGGCATTCGCTCACCACGTGTTGCGCTTACTGGACGATCCATCGCTGCGTGCGCAGCTTGGCGCAGCGGGGCGACGCTACGTCGAGATGCACCATGACTGGAATGTGATCGTAGATCGGCTGGCCAAGATCTACGAGGAAGCGATGCATTAG
- the hemL gene encoding glutamate-1-semialdehyde 2,1-aminomutase: protein MGKLMTFRTLTLDQSRQLQEKAHRLIPGGCHTYAKGDDQYPEQAPGFIVSGVGCHVWDADGNEYIEYGMGLRAVTLGHAYPSVVEAAYKQMLLGTNFIRPAPIEVECAERLLSFIPAADMVKFAKDGSTVNTAAITLARAYTGRDMIAVCADHPFFSYNDWFIGTTPLDAGIPKVIKELTVTFRYNNLDSVKELFEKYPGRIACLIMEPAKNDDPKDGFLHKTRELCHQNGALFILDEMITGFRVHNGGGQGLFDVKPDLSTWGKAMANGFALSALAGKREIMKLGGLHHDKERVFLLSTTHGAETHAMAAAIATMNVYENEPVVEHLYRVGERLRKGVNQAIEEYGLQGYVAVLGRPCNLMFATRDQNKKDSQAFRALFMQELIRRGVIGPSFIVSYSHTDADIDFTIEAVAGALKVYRQALEDGVEHHLIGRPLKPVYRRYN from the coding sequence ATGGGCAAACTCATGACGTTCAGGACGCTTACACTCGACCAATCTCGCCAGCTTCAAGAAAAGGCGCATCGCCTCATCCCCGGCGGCTGCCATACTTATGCCAAGGGTGATGATCAGTATCCGGAGCAGGCGCCCGGATTCATCGTTAGTGGCGTGGGTTGCCACGTCTGGGATGCTGACGGCAACGAGTATATCGAATATGGCATGGGTCTGCGGGCGGTGACGCTGGGTCATGCATATCCATCGGTCGTCGAGGCGGCCTACAAGCAAATGCTGCTGGGCACGAATTTCATTCGCCCAGCACCGATCGAGGTGGAATGCGCCGAGCGCTTGCTTAGTTTCATCCCCGCCGCCGATATGGTCAAGTTCGCGAAGGACGGCTCGACGGTCAACACCGCAGCGATCACCTTGGCGCGTGCCTACACCGGCCGGGACATGATCGCGGTATGTGCCGACCACCCGTTCTTCTCTTACAACGACTGGTTCATCGGTACCACCCCGCTGGACGCCGGCATCCCGAAAGTCATCAAGGAGCTGACGGTCACCTTCCGCTACAACAACCTGGACAGCGTCAAAGAGTTGTTCGAGAAATATCCCGGCCGCATCGCGTGCTTGATCATGGAGCCGGCCAAGAATGACGACCCGAAAGATGGCTTTCTGCACAAGACACGTGAGCTATGCCACCAGAATGGCGCGCTATTCATCCTCGATGAGATGATTACCGGCTTTCGCGTCCACAACGGAGGTGGGCAAGGGTTGTTCGATGTCAAGCCGGACCTCTCCACCTGGGGCAAGGCGATGGCCAACGGCTTCGCGCTTTCGGCGTTGGCCGGTAAGCGCGAGATCATGAAGTTGGGTGGTCTCCACCACGACAAAGAGCGCGTGTTCCTGCTCTCCACCACACATGGCGCAGAGACCCATGCAATGGCCGCGGCGATTGCAACCATGAACGTTTACGAGAACGAGCCCGTGGTTGAGCATTTGTATCGCGTAGGTGAACGGCTAAGAAAGGGTGTCAATCAGGCCATCGAGGAATATGGCTTGCAAGGCTATGTGGCCGTGCTAGGCCGCCCATGCAACTTGATGTTTGCCACTCGCGATCAAAATAAAAAGGATTCGCAAGCCTTTCGCGCGCTCTTCATGCAGGAACTGATTCGACGCGGGGTGATCGGTCCGTCGTTCATCGTCAGCTACTCACATACGGATGCAGATATTGACTTCACAATCGAAGCAGTTGCAGGTGCACTGAAAGTGTATCGGCAAGCGCTGGAAGACGGAGTGGAACATCACCTTATCGGACGCCCGTTGAAGCCAGTCTATCGTCGTTACAATTGA